In the genome of Afipia felis ATCC 53690, the window CTTCCTCTCGCCGAACAATACATACAACTCGAAACGGAAATTCGTACGACTATCGCCGCCCCGGAAAATATATCGGGAGTGCTGCGCATCGGCGTTGTAGAGGTCATTTCGATGACGTGGCTATCACGTCTGATTAAGGCGATGCGCGAAGCCTATCCAAAGGTTAGTATCGAGATGGACGATGGCCTTACCCTTACTTTAATCGATCAGTTGCGCAGCGGATCTCTCGATCTCGTTCTGGCTCCAGGCCGCCCGGTTGAGAGCATATTTAGATCGAAGCATCTCGGGGTATTAGATTTTTGCTGGATGGCAAGCCCTTCACTATCGCTACCTACCAATCCAATTACGCCACGAGACATCCTCGCTTGGCCAATTATCACGCTGTCTCAGCAATCCTATCACCATAGATCGATTGACGAATGGTTTCAGTCTCAGGAAATCGCCTTCAAGCGGTTCGACACATTTAAGAGCCTCAACGTGGCCGCATCTCTTGCGACCGCAGGAATGGGAATTACGCTTCTTCCCGAGCGTTGTTATAGTAAGCAGCTCGAGAAAGGCACATTAAGAATTGTCAAAACTCAGCCGCCAATGCCGCGTGTTCCATTTAGTGCCATCACGTTGATCGACGGCACGCAGCCACTGGCAGAGATCGCAGCAGCAATGGCTGCGGAAATCAGCGACTTCGATAAGGAAGGAATCTCCTAGAGGATTTCTGAAGCTTTCGGCAGTTTCGATCCGCCGGAATGATAATGTCGGCTGCTCTTTCACTGCACCTGGACAGTCTGGCTCGATGAAGCAGCCACCACCTCCTCCATCGCGCATTGCCTCCAATCCGGCCCTTTGCAATCGGCTGGCCAGCCGCCGCCGAGAGCCATGAACAATGCTGCCGTATCGGATAGCCGGTCGGCTTCAGCCTGCACACGTGTCACAGCCGCCACGAGATAGGTTTGCTGG includes:
- a CDS encoding LysR family transcriptional regulator, with the protein product MNIRQLETFFWSAKLGSFVAASERLRATQSTVSMRIQELERVLGVALFERNQRSLRLTAKGRALLPLAEQYIQLETEIRTTIAAPENISGVLRIGVVEVISMTWLSRLIKAMREAYPKVSIEMDDGLTLTLIDQLRSGSLDLVLAPGRPVESIFRSKHLGVLDFCWMASPSLSLPTNPITPRDILAWPIITLSQQSYHHRSIDEWFQSQEIAFKRFDTFKSLNVAASLATAGMGITLLPERCYSKQLEKGTLRIVKTQPPMPRVPFSAITLIDGTQPLAEIAAAMAAEISDFDKEGIS